One part of the Ziziphus jujuba cultivar Dongzao chromosome 2, ASM3175591v1 genome encodes these proteins:
- the LOC107419295 gene encoding LOW QUALITY PROTEIN: pentatricopeptide repeat-containing protein At3g14330 (The sequence of the model RefSeq protein was modified relative to this genomic sequence to represent the inferred CDS: inserted 4 bases in 3 codons; deleted 6 bases in 4 codons; substituted 4 bases at 4 genomic stop codons), translating to MKFYQLFNKLRVICSCFKDRNSQHSKTPFSNLSAKSGKLDDALRLIESWPSKFQATESDDEAYSSACSDQVLKVFEGMPQRNVVSWNTLIAGFIRQDQIFYSLHTFRRMQTEGMGFSWVPSLXSSVTALHCGKEIHAPQILKSTNRPDSFVLNSPMDMYAKCGAIDYCRRVFCKMQSKDLTSCKTMLTGYAVNGFMEEAMKFFDEMVKSDIKPHAITFTTLLSGCSHASLTAEGQRXFGKMKLDYGISPTLEHYMCLIDILCGAGRIKEALRLVEXMPMKPKITIWXSLQLNSCQLHGNVSLGKLIAEPLFELEFNNSRNYILLPYIYANAEMWEGVNMVRHMMEKREINKEAGCSWTQIRNRIHTFVAGGGFELHNSPNFEKAWSELMEATKDNVYIPDTSVVLHDVNAERKTSWICRHSEQLATTFALPMKCXVRIRKNLHVCADCHTXLKHVSRITGRLIVLRDTNRFHDXNGEAHSCKDYWL from the exons ATGAAATTTTATCAGCTATTCAATAAGCTTAGAGTTATATGCTCATG TTTCAAAGACAGAAACTCCCAACACTCCAAAACCCCCTTCTCAAATCTCTCCGCTAAATCTGGAAAACTTGATGATGCTCTTCGCTTAATCGAATCCTGGCCGTCCAAGTTTCAGGCCACTGAATCAGACGACGAGGCGTACTCC TCTGCTTGTTCAGATCAAGTCTTGAAGGTATTTGAAGGAATGCCTCAACGAAATGTTGTTTCCTGGAACACT TTGATTGCAGGTTTTATTCGTCaagatcaaattttttattcactGCATACTTTTAGGAGGATGCAAACTGAAGGAATGGGGTTTAGTTGGGTTCCCAGTTTGTAGTCGAGTGTGACTGCGCTTCACTGCGGCAAAGAAATACATGCCCCTCAGATTTTAAAGTCAACGAATAGACCCGACAGTTTTGTACTTAACTCACCTATGGATATGTATGCAAAATGCGGAGCAATTGATTACTGTAGAAGAGTGTTTTGTAAGATGCAGAGTAAGGATTTGACATCTTGTAAAACCATGCTCACAGGGTATGCAGTCAATGGGTTCATGGAAGAAgcaatgaaattttttgatgagATGGTCAAGTCTGACATCAAACCACATGCCATAACCTTTACTACTTTGTTGTCTGGTTGTAGCCATGCAAGTCTTACTGCTGAGGGACAGA TTTTTGGTAAGATGAAGCTGGATTATGGGATATCACCAACTCTTGAGCATTATATG TGTCTGATAGACATTTTGTGTGGAGCTGGTAGAATCAAGGAAGCATTGCGACTAGTAG GCATGCCTATGAAGCCGAAGATTACCATATGGTGATCGTTA CAACTCAACTCATGTCAGCTCCATGGCAACGTTTCTCTTGGGAAGCTCATTGCAGAGCCGTTATTTGAACTTGAATTTAATAATTCTAGAAATTATATTTTGCTCCCTTACATTTATGCAAATGCAGAGATGTGGGAGGGTGTGAATATGGTAAGACACATGATGGAGAAAAGGGAAATCAACAAAGAGGCTGGATGTAGTTGGACACAAATAAGAAACAGAATTCACACATTTGTGGCAGGTGGTGGTTTTGAACTCCATAATTCACCTAATTTTGAGAAGGCATGGAGTGAATTAATGGAAGCTACAAAAGACAATGTATACATTCCAGACACAAGTGTTGTGCTTCATGATGTAAATGCAGAACGAAAAACATCATGGATATGCAGGCATAGTGAGCAACTTGCAACTACTTTTGCACTGCCGATGAAATG TGTAAGGATTAGAAAGAATCTTCATGTTTGTGCAGATTGCCATACTTGACTGAAACATGTTTCCAGGATAACCGGTAGGTTGATTGTCTTGAGAGATACAAAT CGATTCCATGATTGAAATGGAGAAGCACACTCTTGTAAGGACTACTGGTTATAA